GCCGAAAGTTGTGTATGGATATTTTCAATGTCAATCGGACGGAAATGATTTGATTGTATATAAGAACCTATCCCTCGACTTCGCTCGGGATAACAAACTCGTAACTCGTAACTCGCAACTTGAAACTATAAACTTCTCATTTCCACGGCAATCATCCGATAGATATTTATGTATATCCGATTTCTTCGCATCAAAAGAGAGCGGAAAAATTGATATGATTGGAATGATGCTTGTAACGATGGGAAAACGCGCTTCTGAATATTCGCAGCAACTTTTTGAATTAAACAATTACAAAGATTATTTATACTTTCACGGCTTGAGTGTGGAATGTGCAGAAGCGCTAGCGGAATTATGGCACAAAAAAATGCGCGAAGAACTTGGTATAGAAAACAGCGATGCAAAAGAGATAAAAAAATTATTCAGTCAAGGTTATCAAGGCGCGCGATATAGTTTTGGTTATCCCGCTTGCCCGAATTTGGAAGACCAAACAAAATTATTTGAGTTGCTGCAACCTGAACGAATTGACGTCGAACTCACGGAAGAATTTCAACTTGTTCCCGAACAATCTACATCGGCAATTATTGTTCATCATTCGCAAGCGAAATATTTCAATGTGAAGTAAAGTGTAGAGGGTTCAAGATTTCAAGTTTTAAGTGAAGAAGGAAACACTTGAATTCTCGACCTCTCGAATCCTTAGTCACTCTCTTTGAAATTTCTCTCTTCTTTTCCTACTTTTACCACAGAATTTTTTAACTCAATTTAATTGCAAACAATGGTTCAACTTTCTAATTTTTACGAATCTTCTGTCGGCAAAAAAGTGCTGATGAGTCTTACAGGAATCTTTCTGTGCCTATTCCTTATAGAACACTTGTTGGGAAACTTCTTACTCTTCTGGGGAAAGGAAGTGTATGACACGTATTCGGAATTTCTCGCGCACAATGTTTATCTCTTCATTGTAATGCGAGTTATTGAAATCGGGTTGTTTGTGTGTTTATTTCTCCACGCATTTCTTGGTGTGTTGTTGTGGTTCAGAAATAGAGCAACACGTTCACACAAATACAAAATGAGGAGAGCGCCAGAAAATACATTGCTTGCCTCTCGCATTACGATGGTAACTGGTAGCATTGTGTTTCTTTTTCTCGTGGTGCATTTAAATTCCTTTTTTATTCCAACGCGATTAAATTCAGAACCAGCATCTCCATATAAAATTGTTGCTGATGAATTCGCTTCACCGTTGTATTCAATTTTTTACGTCATTGCTCTTGCATTTCTTGGTTTTCATTTGCGTCACGGGTTTCAATCGGCATTTCAAACGCTTGGCTTACGAACAAAAAGTTATATCAAACTTCTTGATGCAATTGCAGTTTTCTTTTGGCTTGTCGTTCCGCTTGGATTTGCATCAATGCCGATTTATTTTTTGTGGTTTCATAAATAAAATAGAACACGGATGACACGGATGACACGGATGCAACGGATTTAAACGGATAAAAAAATCAGTGAACATCAGTAAAATCAGTGTAATCCGTGTTCTATACAAAATAAAAATTTTCTATGTCACTCAACTCTAAAATTCCCGACGGACCGATTCAAAATAAATGGTCATCGCATAAATTTAATTCCAAACTTGTCAATCCCGCTAACAAACGCAA
This genomic window from Ignavibacteria bacterium contains:
- a CDS encoding succinate dehydrogenase cytochrome b subunit translates to MVQLSNFYESSVGKKVLMSLTGIFLCLFLIEHLLGNFLLFWGKEVYDTYSEFLAHNVYLFIVMRVIEIGLFVCLFLHAFLGVLLWFRNRATRSHKYKMRRAPENTLLASRITMVTGSIVFLFLVVHLNSFFIPTRLNSEPASPYKIVADEFASPLYSIFYVIALAFLGFHLRHGFQSAFQTLGLRTKSYIKLLDAIAVFFWLVVPLGFASMPIYFLWFHK